A part of Aerosakkonema funiforme FACHB-1375 genomic DNA contains:
- a CDS encoding Coq4 family protein, which translates to MWHITETHDIWHVVTGSNTNITGEIELEAFYVAQLIASRFWLALLCKNLFKAALQNVEVSHQYMDALLTLKSPKGTGILHS; encoded by the coding sequence ATGTGGCATATAACTGAAACTCACGATATCTGGCACGTTGTCACAGGCAGTAACACAAATATTACCGGAGAAATCGAGCTAGAGGCATTTTATGTGGCTCAACTTATTGCTTCGCGTTTTTGGCTGGCACTGCTTTGCAAAAATTTGTTCAAAGCCGCATTGCAAAATGTAGAAGTTTCCCATCAATATATGGATGCTTTATTGACACTCAAGAGCCCTAAAGGGACGGGGATTCTTCATTCATAG